The Synergistales bacterium region TAGTCCAGAAGGGGAAAGAACGGGAAGAGGAAGAGTAAAGAACCTTGCGGGCGATTATCGGGCTGGGCAATCCAGGCCGGAGGTATGCCAGAACGCGGCATAACGCCGGCTGGATGGTGGTTGACAGAGTGAGCGCCGATCTCCGAGCCGCGCCGGGCCCCCGGGAACGGACGATGCGAATTAAAGAGGCTGTCGGCGTTTCGTCGCAACGGATTCTCTGTGTGAAACCACGTACCTTCATGAATAGAAGCGGCATCGCGGTCGGTCGGCTTGTACGGCATTGGGGGCTGCTCCCTTCCGAGTGCCTGATTGTCTATGACGACATCTCCCTTCCCTTTGGACGGTTACGCATGAGGGAAAAGGGCTCGGCGGGGAGCCACAACGGTATGGCCTCTGTGCTCGAAACGCTGCAGACCCGGGAGGTGCCTCGTTTGCGTGTGGGAATAGGCGCATCGAACCACGTCGAGGGTCTGGCGGAGTATGTCCTCACCCCCTTTTCGCCCGGCGAACGCCGGAAGCTGCCAGAGATATGCAGTGCCGCCGCAGAGGTAGCCCAGCTGTGGACTGACGGAGCAACCGATCAGGCAATAGCAAAAGCAAGCGAATTTGTCCTCACGATGTAACGCGGAGGCAGAGAAGCTGCGATTCTGTGTCTGCCCGGAGTGGCGGGATATCCCGCCACTTTCTTTTTATGAGGAAGGATTGAATGTGGATTTTCCTGTACCGCAAAACGATCTTTTCAAGGTAGATACCAAGGATTGGTTAAGGGGCATGACTTTGTCGTGCGCCGTCGACGGCTCCGCCTGGTCATGGATTGCACGCTCCTTTCCAAAACAAGAGGACCATACCGTTGCGATACTCCCCAATCTCAAACAGTGTTCTGAGTTTGTCGGCGATCTTCGGACCTTGACTGGCAAAGATTGTCTCATGTTGCATGAGCTTCCTCTGGTTGAAGAGAAATCGGGGGATCGTTCGCTGTGGATACAGCGCGGGGAATGCGTGAAAGAGTGGATTGATACGGGAGGGATGTTGGCCGCCACACCCGGTGGGATATTGGGACCACTGCAGGAATCCCACAGGTCGATCGCCCTCTCGGCGGGTTCGGTATATCCAAGAGACGCCTTGCTTCAGTGGCTCACGGGTAACGGGTACCACGCTGCCAGTCTGGTTTGGGAACCTGGTCAGTTCGCCGCACGGGGGAGTATTGTGGATCTTTTTGATCCCGTCTGCAAGCATCCCCTCCGCATTGAGTATTACGACGACGAAATAGAAAACCTCCGACTCTACGATACGGAATCCCAGTTGACACATACCCCGTTGCAAGAGATAGAGCTCCACGCCCTGGAGGCTTCCTCGAGAGCAGCACCCCTCTCTTTGCTCGATTATATTCCGGACACGGCCCGCTTCCTGTTCTATGACCCGCAGCGCCTTGAGAACAACGGAGAGAGCTACTACTGGCTCTGGGAAAACCTCAGAGCAAACAACCCCCAGCTTCCCGAGCTCCTGCAGTGGCAGGAGCTGCTGCTGCGTTCGGCTGCATACCCCCGATGCCGCATCGCGAAACAAGCCAATCCGGCTCCCGACACCCCTTCGCTACGTCTCTCCTCTATCCCTGTATTCAAGGGACACTGGCAGGAGATTCGAGCACAGGTGACACAGTGGAAGCAGCAAGGGTTGTCGGTGGTTGTCTATTCCAGGAGTGAGGAAACCTGTATCTGGGCACGTGAGCGTGCCCTGGAAAGCCGGCAAAAGCCGTTAACCAAAGGCTTCCTTGATCAAGAGACGGAACAGGTCTTTCTCAGCGACACGGAACTTATCGGTGTTACACTACAGGAAGCGGACGAACGCTTCTGGTTTGCCCCTCCCCAGGAATGGGGACAGCATCTGACAAGAGGAAGCTGGGTGGTGCACGAGGAGTACGGTGTTGCAAGGTTTCTTGGAACCGAGATGATCGAGGGGCCTCTTGGAGAGCAGGAGTATCTCGTATTGGAGTACGCCGGTAAGAGAAGACTCCTCGCACCGATAACCCAGCTCTACAGGATATCGAGCTACGAGAGCCCCTCGGGAGAGGCGCCAACCCCGGATAATCTGAAAGGCTCGCGTTGGAAAAAAACCTACCAAAAGGCAAGGGAAAAGGCAAAACAGGAAGCGAAGGTTATCGCGAAGATATTCGCGCAAAGGGAAACCACGCAGGGGTACAGATTCCCTGAAAGCGACCAGATTTTCGCACATGTCGAACACAATTTCCCCTACAGCGAGACACGGGACCAACTGCGGGCCATTCGCGATATCGAACAAGACATGGAGCACCCTTCTCCAATGGACCGCCTCATCGTAGGAGATGTGGGGTTCGGGAAAACCGAGGTCGCCTTACGCGCTGCCGTGAAAGCAGCCGAAGCAGGGAAACAGACCGTGTT contains the following coding sequences:
- the pth gene encoding aminoacyl-tRNA hydrolase, coding for MRAIIGLGNPGRRYARTRHNAGWMVVDRVSADLRAAPGPRERTMRIKEAVGVSSQRILCVKPRTFMNRSGIAVGRLVRHWGLLPSECLIVYDDISLPFGRLRMREKGSAGSHNGMASVLETLQTREVPRLRVGIGASNHVEGLAEYVLTPFSPGERRKLPEICSAAAEVAQLWTDGATDQAIAKASEFVLTM
- a CDS encoding DEAD/DEAH box helicase translates to MNVDFPVPQNDLFKVDTKDWLRGMTLSCAVDGSAWSWIARSFPKQEDHTVAILPNLKQCSEFVGDLRTLTGKDCLMLHELPLVEEKSGDRSLWIQRGECVKEWIDTGGMLAATPGGILGPLQESHRSIALSAGSVYPRDALLQWLTGNGYHAASLVWEPGQFAARGSIVDLFDPVCKHPLRIEYYDDEIENLRLYDTESQLTHTPLQEIELHALEASSRAAPLSLLDYIPDTARFLFYDPQRLENNGESYYWLWENLRANNPQLPELLQWQELLLRSAAYPRCRIAKQANPAPDTPSLRLSSIPVFKGHWQEIRAQVTQWKQQGLSVVVYSRSEETCIWARERALESRQKPLTKGFLDQETEQVFLSDTELIGVTLQEADERFWFAPPQEWGQHLTRGSWVVHEEYGVARFLGTEMIEGPLGEQEYLVLEYAGKRRLLAPITQLYRISSYESPSGEAPTPDNLKGSRWKKTYQKAREKAKQEAKVIAKIFAQRETTQGYRFPESDQIFAHVEHNFPYSETRDQLRAIRDIEQDMEHPSPMDRLIVGDVGFGKTEVALRAAVKAAEAGKQTVFLVPTTILAQQHYETFTQRLSGVPLRVSVLSRFVSTRDQEGVLQELREGTVDILIGTHRLLQRDLCFHDLGLLIVDEEHHFGVMHKESLKERYATVDVLTLSATPIPRTLHLALGGFRDITVINTPPQHRYPVITLVSPWRDDLVQTAVRREIARGGQIYFVHNRIHDIDRQARMLHLMVPEAGIASVHGRMNERELAQRMREFADGAIDVLVSTTIIESGLDMPRANTLIVDNAHHMGLAQLHQLRGRVGRRSEQAFALLLYPEAGSLSPDAAERLDAIAELYGFGSGYDIARRDLEIRGGGDLVGVSQHGHGERVGFALYCKMLEEELKELNQDDSHKRCEMEITLRSGIPAWYIPQENVRIALYRRL